One Glutamicibacter halophytocola DNA segment encodes these proteins:
- the mmuM gene encoding homocysteine S-methyltransferase, with translation MPTPKHPSNFRDALNDQGTPAIILDGGLGTHLADRGNDVTGELWSAQILMDRPDEVRAAHQDFFAAGAQVATTCSYQVSRDGLAHAGSSDQFETMLRTSVRLAREAATADGDAPARWVAASVGPYGAGPGAGTEYDGAYGLDAGELAQWHRERLAILASAGADVVIFETVPSLAEVEALTSLAKDLDLPAVLSLAVRANEQGQVVLGDGSDLRAAAKIVRDSGVWAGVGVNCCPVPQAVAALKILGEETWLPLSAYPNSGEIWDHEARVWVPGTEGNDLPSAVPELIAAGARLIGGCCQVSPEQITRVREAAQLG, from the coding sequence GTGCCTACCCCAAAACACCCCAGTAATTTCCGTGACGCCCTGAACGACCAGGGAACCCCAGCGATCATTCTCGATGGCGGCCTCGGCACGCATCTGGCCGATCGAGGCAATGACGTCACCGGGGAACTTTGGTCCGCGCAGATCCTCATGGACCGTCCCGACGAAGTCCGTGCGGCGCACCAGGACTTTTTTGCAGCCGGCGCCCAGGTGGCCACCACCTGCTCCTACCAGGTCAGCCGTGACGGCCTGGCCCACGCGGGCTCTTCCGATCAGTTCGAAACGATGCTGCGCACCAGTGTGCGCCTGGCCCGGGAAGCCGCCACTGCAGATGGCGATGCCCCAGCGCGTTGGGTCGCCGCCTCGGTGGGGCCCTACGGTGCGGGACCGGGTGCCGGCACCGAATACGACGGCGCCTATGGCCTGGACGCGGGCGAATTGGCCCAGTGGCACCGCGAGCGCCTGGCCATTCTTGCTTCGGCCGGAGCCGACGTTGTCATCTTTGAAACCGTGCCAAGCCTTGCCGAGGTAGAAGCCCTCACTTCCCTGGCCAAGGACCTGGACCTGCCTGCAGTGCTCAGCCTCGCGGTCCGTGCCAACGAGCAAGGACAGGTAGTGCTCGGCGATGGCTCGGATCTTCGAGCTGCTGCCAAGATCGTCCGGGACTCTGGCGTCTGGGCTGGGGTTGGCGTGAATTGCTGCCCGGTGCCGCAAGCAGTCGCCGCGTTGAAAATCCTTGGCGAAGAAACCTGGCTGCCACTCTCGGCCTACCCGAACAGCGGCGAAATCTGGGATCACGAGGCCCGTGTCTGGGTTCCAGGAACTGAAGGCAATGACCTGCCATCTGCGGTGCCCGAATTGATCGCCGCCGGCGCTCGCCTGATCGGTGGTTGCTGCCAGGTCAGCCCGGAACAGATCACCCGGGTGCGTGAAGCCGCCCAGCTGGGCTAG
- a CDS encoding response regulator transcription factor, with protein MAMTHTTTSAGPGDRLAPWDLLEKVSLLATSPLLEIAPRLQSALLPAIRCSALLIFTEDCTGRPQKKAGDESITSKASVEELERIRRSHPEQVRWRATDLIAGSQREILVLRYLPSNALLVLVDPAFGEAPVNHADSRDLLDYLWDLTAARIREKVADAPPSYLRESRAVSAERTRVTTELVDQFSASLDALLATLRSGQIADAPARQKATEWAANTLVGLRTLDDRTNGLVEEPVGTAFSRLRDDLRPLSEAGEVELQFIEPPADGRALPGEVAHAARSIIRGLAMAMMEQPQIQRIRTQWDCDGKNLLINVRDDGFGTLDHQAPVVQRLQRQVQALKGTLNLSAIAGWGTEVAVALPLDAPRSSAVDVAHWKLATREFEVLKLLASGQGNRAIAAELRISENTVKFHIRNLFKKLDVHSRAEAAALAHSRGLMDAS; from the coding sequence ATGGCAATGACGCACACCACCACTTCTGCCGGGCCAGGCGATCGGCTCGCACCATGGGATCTGCTGGAGAAAGTTTCGTTGCTGGCCACGTCCCCGCTGCTGGAAATTGCGCCGCGGCTGCAGTCAGCGTTGTTGCCGGCCATCCGTTGTTCAGCCCTGCTGATTTTCACCGAGGATTGCACGGGCAGGCCGCAAAAGAAGGCCGGGGATGAGTCGATCACGTCAAAAGCGAGCGTTGAGGAATTGGAGCGCATACGGCGTTCCCATCCCGAACAGGTGCGCTGGCGCGCCACGGATCTGATCGCTGGCTCGCAGCGCGAAATACTTGTTCTGCGCTACCTGCCAAGCAATGCGCTTCTTGTTCTGGTGGACCCTGCCTTCGGCGAAGCACCCGTCAACCATGCCGATTCACGGGATCTGCTTGACTATTTGTGGGACCTGACGGCCGCTCGAATCCGGGAAAAAGTTGCTGATGCGCCGCCGTCCTACCTGCGCGAATCCAGAGCGGTATCTGCCGAGCGCACGCGGGTCACCACCGAGCTGGTGGATCAATTCTCTGCGAGCCTGGACGCACTGCTGGCTACCCTGCGCAGCGGGCAAATCGCCGATGCCCCCGCGCGCCAGAAGGCCACCGAGTGGGCAGCGAACACCCTCGTGGGCTTGCGCACGCTCGATGACCGTACCAATGGACTGGTTGAAGAACCGGTAGGCACCGCATTCAGCCGCTTGCGCGATGATTTGCGCCCCCTGAGCGAGGCAGGGGAGGTGGAATTGCAGTTCATCGAGCCGCCTGCCGATGGGCGGGCTTTGCCGGGCGAGGTTGCCCACGCGGCGCGCTCGATCATCCGCGGGCTGGCCATGGCCATGATGGAGCAGCCGCAGATCCAGAGGATTCGCACGCAGTGGGATTGCGACGGGAAAAACCTGTTGATCAATGTCCGCGATGACGGCTTCGGCACGCTGGATCACCAGGCGCCGGTCGTCCAAAGGCTCCAGCGCCAAGTGCAGGCGCTGAAGGGGACGCTGAACCTGTCGGCCATCGCGGGGTGGGGCACCGAAGTTGCGGTAGCGCTCCCGCTAGATGCGCCGCGAAGCTCCGCGGTTGATGTTGCCCACTGGAAATTGGCCACCCGCGAATTCGAGGTATTGAAGCTTCTGGCTTCCGGGCAGGGCAACCGCGCCATCGCAGCAGAGCTGCGAATCAGCGAAAATACGGTGAAGTTCCACATCCGGAACTTGTTCAAGAAGCTGGATGTCCACTCCCGCGCCGAAGCGGCCGCGCTGGCTCATAGCCGCGGCCTGATGGACGCCTCCTGA
- the hxlA gene encoding 3-hexulose-6-phosphate synthase — MKIQVAIDLLTTQDALELAAKVAPYVDIIELGTPLIKAEGLSAIAAIKSAHPDKIVFADMKTMDAGELEADIAFAAGADLVSVLGSADDSTVAGAVKAAKERNKGIVVDLIGIPDKAKRAREVIALGAQFVEFHAGLDEQAQPGYDLNGLLNAGIVAEVPFSVAGGVSIKTIGDVQKAGAQVAVAGGAIYSAADPAFAARELREALVQAA, encoded by the coding sequence ATGAAGATTCAAGTTGCCATCGATTTGCTGACCACGCAGGACGCCTTGGAGCTGGCTGCCAAGGTTGCACCCTACGTCGATATCATCGAGCTGGGGACGCCGCTGATCAAGGCCGAGGGCCTCTCGGCAATCGCCGCGATCAAGAGCGCCCACCCGGACAAGATCGTCTTTGCCGATATGAAGACCATGGACGCCGGCGAGCTGGAAGCCGACATTGCCTTCGCTGCCGGAGCCGACTTGGTCTCCGTGCTGGGCAGTGCAGATGACTCCACCGTGGCAGGTGCGGTGAAAGCAGCGAAGGAACGCAACAAGGGAATTGTTGTCGACCTGATCGGCATCCCGGACAAGGCCAAGCGGGCCAGGGAAGTCATTGCCCTGGGGGCGCAATTCGTGGAGTTCCACGCTGGGCTCGATGAGCAGGCGCAGCCTGGCTACGACCTTAACGGCCTGCTCAACGCCGGAATCGTTGCCGAAGTCCCGTTCTCTGTGGCTGGCGGGGTCAGTATCAAGACGATTGGCGATGTCCAAAAAGCTGGAGCTCAAGTGGCGGTAGCTGGCGGAGCCATTTACAGTGCCGCGGATCCAGCTTTCGCAGCGCGCGAACTGCGCGAAGCCTTGGTCCAAGCCGCATAA
- the xdhC gene encoding xanthine dehydrogenase accessory protein XdhC, which translates to METWIDAVSTLRSQRRAAVLLTVTAVRGHAPREAGAKMVISEDETFGTVGGGNLEMAAIARARQLIGQGSTAPETMELRLNDKAPATYGRQCCGGEIKLLLEPLPVPETVAIFGLGHVGMELARILSRHPIDLYLTDSRPEAIEAAALLQPSVATIHAQVAVMGEQVLGTLPEGSHVLIMTHDHAEDFHLSDAALRYRSLGSIGLIGSKAKWARFRKNLRDSGHREQEISRIQCPIGIPEVAGKQPAVIAVSVAAQLMQLLGDHAERSAPGNIVELPTTPDRIHPAMNRA; encoded by the coding sequence ATGGAAACGTGGATTGACGCGGTCAGCACCTTGCGCAGCCAGCGGCGGGCTGCGGTGCTGCTGACCGTCACCGCGGTGCGCGGGCATGCTCCACGTGAAGCCGGTGCCAAGATGGTGATTTCCGAGGATGAAACCTTTGGGACGGTGGGAGGCGGCAACCTGGAAATGGCTGCCATCGCCCGTGCCCGCCAGCTGATCGGCCAGGGGAGCACCGCCCCGGAAACCATGGAGCTGCGGCTAAATGACAAGGCCCCGGCCACCTATGGCCGGCAATGCTGTGGCGGGGAAATCAAGCTCTTGCTTGAACCGTTGCCGGTCCCGGAAACGGTGGCAATTTTTGGGTTGGGGCATGTGGGCATGGAATTGGCCCGCATCCTCTCCCGCCACCCCATCGACTTGTATCTCACCGATTCGCGCCCCGAAGCCATCGAGGCTGCGGCGCTCTTGCAGCCCAGCGTCGCTACGATCCATGCCCAGGTCGCGGTTATGGGCGAGCAGGTGCTCGGCACCCTTCCCGAAGGCAGCCACGTGCTGATCATGACCCATGATCACGCTGAGGATTTCCACCTGAGCGACGCGGCGCTGCGCTACCGGTCGCTGGGCTCCATCGGGTTGATCGGGTCCAAGGCCAAATGGGCCCGCTTCCGCAAGAATCTGCGCGACAGCGGGCATCGCGAGCAGGAGATTTCGAGGATCCAATGTCCCATTGGGATCCCGGAGGTCGCCGGCAAGCAGCCCGCTGTCATCGCGGTCAGCGTTGCGGCGCAGCTGATGCAATTATTGGGGGATCACGCCGAGAGGAGCGCACCTGGCAACATTGTGGAACTGCCGACAACTCCGGATCGAATCCACCCAGCAATGAACCGAGCTTGA
- a CDS encoding amino acid permease, whose amino-acid sequence MIQSTTSAHETPESESGLRRTMTSRHLVMIALGGVIGSGLFVSSGYTISQAGPLGAVLAYAVGALVAYMVMSGLGELSARHPVAGGFHAHATRDLGPAWGFATAWLYWLCWVVALASEFTAAGLLMQRWFPEIPVWVFSLIFAALLYALNATSSRVFGETEFWFALIKVAAVLLVIVVGAATIIGINPASDAGVIGLSNFHTAEGLFPTGITGVLVTILSVFYAFSGTELIGVAAGEAKNPQLSIPRAIRTAVVRLTVFFIGAIVVVAAIIPFAEAGANESPFVTVLDVAGLPAGADIMNFVIITALLSAGNSGLYSCARMLHSMGAAGQAPKALSQTNSRGIPMLALGLSMLGGLVSLFSSFIAAQSLFLALVSIAGFAVVAVWIVICASHLSFRRHYVAVHGSTDSLPYRAPLFPILPVIALVLLGASLIGVGFDPVQRPALYFGVPFTLACLAYYRWRHGSGVFSPQREAEVVGTKSTA is encoded by the coding sequence ATGATTCAGAGCACCACCAGCGCCCACGAGACTCCAGAATCAGAGTCCGGCCTGCGAAGAACCATGACCTCGCGCCACCTGGTGATGATCGCCTTGGGCGGTGTCATCGGATCGGGCCTGTTTGTTTCCTCGGGCTACACCATTTCCCAGGCAGGACCGCTCGGCGCGGTGCTCGCCTACGCGGTGGGTGCCCTGGTGGCCTACATGGTGATGAGCGGATTGGGCGAGCTCTCGGCGCGGCATCCGGTGGCTGGCGGTTTCCACGCCCACGCCACCCGTGATCTCGGCCCGGCATGGGGCTTTGCCACGGCCTGGCTCTATTGGCTGTGCTGGGTGGTAGCCCTGGCTAGTGAATTCACGGCGGCCGGCTTGCTGATGCAGCGCTGGTTCCCCGAAATCCCGGTCTGGGTCTTCTCATTGATTTTTGCTGCCCTCTTGTATGCCTTGAATGCGACGAGCTCGCGGGTCTTTGGCGAAACGGAATTCTGGTTTGCGCTGATCAAGGTGGCCGCGGTGCTGCTGGTCATTGTTGTTGGCGCCGCCACGATCATCGGCATCAATCCGGCCAGCGATGCCGGGGTCATCGGCCTGTCCAACTTCCATACCGCAGAAGGATTGTTCCCCACCGGGATCACCGGTGTGCTGGTCACCATCCTGTCGGTGTTCTACGCGTTCAGCGGCACCGAGCTGATTGGCGTCGCCGCCGGCGAGGCGAAGAATCCCCAGCTGAGCATTCCCCGCGCGATCCGCACCGCCGTGGTGCGCCTGACGGTGTTCTTCATTGGCGCCATTGTGGTCGTTGCCGCGATCATTCCCTTTGCCGAAGCCGGTGCGAATGAGAGTCCCTTCGTGACCGTGCTGGATGTGGCCGGCCTGCCAGCCGGTGCCGACATCATGAACTTCGTGATCATCACGGCCTTGCTCTCGGCCGGAAATTCCGGACTGTATTCCTGCGCCCGCATGCTGCATTCCATGGGTGCGGCAGGCCAGGCGCCCAAGGCCCTGTCCCAGACCAATAGCCGTGGCATCCCGATGCTGGCCCTGGGCCTGTCGATGCTCGGCGGACTGGTCTCGCTGTTCTCCAGCTTCATTGCCGCGCAGTCGCTCTTCCTCGCGCTGGTTTCCATTGCCGGCTTCGCGGTGGTGGCGGTGTGGATCGTGATTTGCGCATCGCACCTGTCCTTCCGCCGCCACTACGTCGCCGTGCACGGATCCACCGATTCCTTGCCGTACCGGGCGCCGCTGTTCCCGATTCTTCCGGTCATTGCCCTGGTGCTGCTTGGCGCGTCACTGATCGGCGTGGGGTTTGATCCGGTGCAGCGGCCGGCCTTGTACTTCGGTGTTCCGTTCACCCTCGCCTGTCTGGCCTATTACCGCTGGCGCCACGGTTCTGGGGTGTTCAGCCCGCAGCGTGAAGCAGAAGTGGTGGGAACTAAGTCCACGGCCTAG
- the hxlB gene encoding 6-phospho-3-hexuloisomerase, which translates to MSAAPAVSATTVADESVLSARDVILAELAASARTVEASQAAQAARMIGGAPRVFLTGAGRSGLVLRMAAMRLMHLGLRVHVVGETTTPAIGADDLLVVASGSGTTSGVVKSAEKAASIGAQILAVTTDGTSPLANLATATVLVPAVRKTDHGSSLSQQYSGSLFEQSLFVLTETIFHILWKNTDCAAEELWTRHANLE; encoded by the coding sequence ATGAGCGCAGCGCCGGCCGTATCAGCGACAACAGTGGCGGACGAGTCCGTGCTTTCCGCCAGGGATGTTATTCTCGCTGAACTTGCCGCCAGTGCGCGGACCGTGGAAGCATCCCAAGCTGCCCAGGCAGCGCGGATGATCGGCGGGGCACCGCGGGTTTTCCTCACCGGAGCTGGCCGCAGCGGACTTGTGCTGCGCATGGCTGCCATGCGCTTGATGCATCTGGGGCTGAGAGTGCATGTGGTGGGAGAGACCACCACCCCGGCGATCGGGGCGGATGACCTCCTGGTAGTTGCCTCGGGTTCGGGAACCACCTCCGGCGTGGTGAAGAGCGCCGAAAAGGCAGCAAGCATCGGCGCCCAGATCCTGGCTGTGACCACCGACGGCACGTCGCCACTGGCGAACCTGGCTACGGCGACCGTGCTGGTTCCGGCCGTGCGGAAAACAGATCACGGGTCTTCGCTGTCCCAGCAGTATTCGGGCAGCTTGTTCGAGCAGTCGCTATTTGTCCTCACCGAAACCATCTTCCACATCCTCTGGAAGAACACGGATTGTGCGGCGGAAGAACTTTGGACGAGACACGCAAATTTGGAATAA
- a CDS encoding FtsK/SpoIIIE domain-containing protein — MKIKATLRRQDHSTVDIVMTCDATATVGDAARALAGGQSPERPTLLATAAGTAPVQLDPQTLLAEAELGSGFAIEVVPTTDAFVSGGSAAAVLRIANGPDAGMAFALPAGTSTVGRSEKSTVVLNDRLVSTKHARIEVGSKIELVDLNSANGILVDGGLVQRVAVIPGQLITLGATDVYFELLPRHTTGQSPVHEKGGSIIFNRSPRVEIRHPGQELPRPAIPQEATPKLFPWPMIFAPMIMGLTIFSLTQRVLSLIVVLISPLMMLGNLIGQRTQNNNKLRLEIETFERQFEQLEDALQDGEEAERAHRRSEAPATATVFEQAESLGPLLWTRRPEHWNYLSLRLGSGSARSRTTVAELSDRSGLQDYVERVEQLTEKYRMIDDVPIIELLPAAGAIGIAGPRIEAADALRALAVQLFGLHAPNDLCTAAIIDPAWTEDLEWFKWLPHTTGPRSPLANIAMADTQPSGTVLLNALEELIARRNDPSSYRLGPLATNDSSMEMGKEVGEQNSKIPPAKDLSLVLFVSNDAPVDRARLSQIIERGPAVGIYTIFVAPTVESLPAACRTFLDVTDGLDAARVGWVRAGEEARRVTVEGVSREHAEHFARRLAPVVDSSSLIPDSSDIPDSVSLLRVLGTELAESPEAVLERWKQNNSVIDRAATGSRPRLKRAGTLRAYIGQGTPDAMSLDLRTQGPHALVGGTTGSGKSEFLQAWVLAMAAEYSPDRVTFLFVDYKGGSAFADCVELPHCVGLVTDLSPHLVRRALMSLRAELHHREKLFHRKKAKDLLELEKRQDPETPPALVLVVDEFAALAGEVPEFVDGVVDIAQRGRSLGIHLILATQRPAGVIKDNLRANTNLRVALRMADAADSNDVVEDPIAAGFDPSLPGRGIAKTGPGRLVPFQSGYAGGWTTDEPEAAEVRVEDLRFGGARVWEQPESASEHIEENSGPNDQKRLVSSFIAASHGAGIPAPRRPWLDDLAATVDLRELAPDSDSKIPLALADIPEHQAQQTAWFEPDTDGHLLIYGTSGAGKSAALRSIALAAGANPSAGTAAVYALEFGTSSLRSLDPLPQVGAVIGGDDVERIQRVFRILSEHLDERSARYAAANAANLSEYRQVTGNISEPRIFLLIDGFGQFRSDWELGHGRGEFYQVFMRIVGEGRPLGVHVVTTADRFGAVPTAISANITQRVVLRMADEQAYNVLGVAKDVLSERSVPGRAIVKGHEAQIAVLGGTANVAEQTALTTSWAQELRASGAPQAAGVEALPQEFSAELLPDSFQGQPVIGLSDATLGPCGFEPIGSFVIAGPPQSGKTTALRAMVTALERANPATQFFHIGGRRAELRTWRMWNGTASGPAEARQFAKDMVDMVADESMPGKMVFVIENFSEFGDSDAERPLKELLKAINRSDHFLVADGDINQFSSSFGLLGELKSSRHGIALKPDAYDGDSLFKVPFPRVKRHEFPPGRGFMVQNGQRTLVHLPLVEQ, encoded by the coding sequence GTGAAAATCAAGGCCACGCTCAGGCGCCAGGACCACAGCACCGTCGATATCGTGATGACCTGCGATGCCACCGCCACGGTGGGCGACGCGGCGCGGGCCCTGGCTGGCGGACAGTCCCCGGAGCGCCCCACCTTGCTGGCAACGGCCGCCGGCACGGCGCCGGTGCAGCTGGACCCGCAGACCCTGCTGGCCGAGGCCGAGCTCGGCTCCGGGTTCGCCATCGAGGTCGTGCCGACCACCGATGCCTTCGTTTCGGGCGGTTCGGCCGCCGCGGTGCTGCGCATCGCCAACGGGCCGGATGCCGGCATGGCGTTTGCGCTGCCCGCGGGCACCTCAACGGTGGGGCGCTCGGAAAAATCCACCGTCGTGCTCAACGACCGGCTGGTCTCCACCAAGCATGCCCGCATCGAGGTGGGAAGCAAGATCGAGCTCGTGGACCTGAACTCCGCCAACGGCATCCTGGTCGATGGCGGGCTGGTGCAGCGGGTGGCCGTGATCCCCGGGCAGCTCATTACCCTCGGCGCCACCGATGTCTACTTCGAGCTGCTGCCCCGGCATACCACCGGGCAGTCCCCGGTGCACGAAAAGGGCGGCTCGATCATCTTCAACCGCTCCCCCCGCGTGGAAATCCGCCATCCGGGCCAGGAGCTGCCCCGCCCCGCGATTCCGCAGGAAGCCACCCCCAAGCTCTTCCCCTGGCCGATGATCTTCGCCCCGATGATCATGGGCCTGACCATCTTCTCGCTGACCCAGCGCGTGCTCTCGCTGATCGTGGTCCTGATTTCCCCGCTGATGATGCTGGGCAACCTGATCGGCCAGCGCACCCAGAACAACAACAAGCTGCGGCTGGAAATCGAGACCTTCGAGCGGCAATTCGAGCAGCTCGAAGATGCCCTGCAGGACGGGGAGGAAGCCGAGCGGGCGCACCGGCGCAGCGAGGCCCCGGCCACCGCCACGGTGTTCGAGCAGGCCGAGTCGCTCGGCCCGCTGCTGTGGACCCGGCGCCCCGAGCATTGGAATTACCTCTCGCTGAGATTGGGCTCCGGCTCCGCGCGCAGCCGCACCACCGTCGCCGAGCTCTCCGACCGGTCCGGGCTGCAAGATTATGTGGAACGGGTGGAGCAGCTCACCGAGAAATACCGGATGATCGACGATGTCCCGATCATCGAGCTGCTGCCCGCCGCCGGGGCCATCGGCATCGCCGGGCCGCGCATCGAGGCCGCCGACGCCCTGCGCGCGCTGGCCGTGCAGCTCTTCGGCCTGCATGCGCCCAACGACCTGTGCACCGCGGCGATCATCGACCCGGCCTGGACCGAGGACCTGGAATGGTTCAAGTGGCTGCCGCACACCACCGGCCCGCGCTCCCCGCTGGCCAATATCGCCATGGCCGACACCCAGCCCTCGGGCACGGTGCTGCTCAACGCACTCGAAGAGCTGATCGCCCGGCGCAACGACCCGTCCTCCTACCGCTTGGGCCCGCTGGCCACCAATGATTCCTCCATGGAAATGGGCAAGGAGGTCGGCGAACAGAATTCCAAGATTCCGCCAGCCAAGGACCTCTCGCTGGTGCTCTTTGTCAGCAATGACGCCCCGGTGGACCGCGCCCGGCTCTCGCAGATTATCGAGCGCGGCCCGGCCGTGGGCATCTACACGATCTTCGTGGCCCCCACCGTCGAGTCCCTGCCCGCGGCCTGCCGCACATTCCTCGATGTCACCGATGGATTGGACGCTGCACGGGTCGGGTGGGTCCGGGCCGGCGAGGAAGCGAGAAGGGTCACCGTGGAAGGAGTCTCGCGCGAGCATGCCGAGCACTTCGCCCGCCGGCTGGCTCCGGTGGTGGACTCCAGCTCGCTGATCCCCGACTCCTCGGATATCCCCGACTCGGTGTCGCTGCTGCGGGTTCTGGGCACCGAGCTGGCCGAGTCCCCCGAGGCGGTGCTCGAGCGCTGGAAGCAGAACAATTCGGTGATCGACCGCGCCGCCACCGGTTCCAGGCCGCGGCTCAAGCGCGCCGGCACGCTGCGCGCCTACATCGGCCAGGGCACACCGGATGCGATGAGCCTGGACCTGCGCACCCAGGGGCCGCACGCGCTGGTGGGCGGAACCACCGGCTCGGGCAAGTCCGAATTCCTGCAGGCCTGGGTGCTGGCCATGGCCGCCGAGTACAGCCCGGACCGGGTCACCTTCCTGTTCGTGGACTACAAGGGCGGTTCGGCCTTCGCCGACTGCGTGGAGCTGCCGCACTGCGTCGGGCTGGTCACCGACCTCTCCCCGCACCTGGTCCGCCGCGCGCTGATGAGCCTGCGTGCCGAGCTGCACCACCGCGAGAAGCTCTTCCACCGCAAGAAGGCCAAGGACCTGCTGGAGCTGGAAAAGCGCCAGGACCCGGAAACCCCGCCGGCCCTGGTGCTGGTGGTGGACGAGTTCGCCGCCCTGGCCGGCGAGGTGCCCGAGTTCGTGGACGGCGTGGTGGACATCGCCCAGCGCGGCCGTTCCCTGGGCATCCACCTGATCCTGGCCACCCAGCGCCCGGCCGGTGTCATCAAGGACAACCTGCGCGCCAATACCAACCTGCGCGTGGCCCTGCGCATGGCCGACGCCGCGGACTCCAACGACGTGGTGGAGGACCCGATCGCCGCGGGCTTCGACCCCTCGCTGCCCGGGCGCGGCATCGCCAAGACCGGTCCCGGCCGGCTGGTGCCCTTCCAGTCCGGCTATGCCGGCGGCTGGACCACCGATGAGCCCGAGGCCGCCGAGGTGCGCGTTGAAGACCTGCGCTTTGGTGGCGCCCGCGTCTGGGAGCAGCCCGAATCCGCCAGCGAGCATATCGAGGAGAACAGCGGGCCGAACGACCAAAAGCGCCTGGTTTCCAGCTTCATCGCCGCCTCCCATGGCGCCGGCATTCCGGCCCCGCGCCGGCCTTGGCTCGATGACCTGGCGGCCACCGTGGACCTGCGCGAGCTGGCCCCGGACTCGGACAGCAAGATCCCGCTGGCCCTGGCCGACATCCCCGAGCACCAGGCCCAGCAGACCGCCTGGTTCGAACCGGATACCGACGGCCACCTGCTGATCTACGGCACCTCCGGCGCCGGCAAGTCCGCGGCTCTGCGCAGCATCGCGCTCGCGGCCGGTGCCAACCCATCGGCCGGCACCGCCGCGGTGTACGCCTTGGAATTCGGCACCAGCTCGCTGCGCTCGCTGGATCCGCTGCCGCAGGTCGGCGCGGTGATCGGCGGCGATGACGTGGAGCGCATCCAGCGCGTCTTCCGCATCCTCTCCGAGCACCTCGATGAGCGCTCCGCCCGCTATGCGGCTGCGAACGCCGCGAACTTGAGCGAATACCGCCAGGTCACCGGCAACATCTCCGAGCCGCGCATCTTCCTGCTGATCGATGGCTTCGGCCAGTTCCGCAGCGACTGGGAACTGGGCCACGGCCGCGGCGAGTTCTACCAGGTGTTCATGCGGATCGTGGGCGAAGGCCGCCCGCTGGGCGTGCACGTGGTCACCACCGCCGACCGCTTCGGCGCCGTGCCCACCGCGATCAGCGCGAACATCACCCAGCGCGTGGTGCTGCGCATGGCCGACGAGCAGGCCTACAACGTGCTGGGGGTGGCCAAGGATGTGCTCAGCGAACGCAGCGTCCCGGGACGCGCCATCGTCAAGGGCCACGAGGCGCAGATCGCGGTGCTCGGCGGCACCGCCAACGTGGCCGAGCAAACGGCTTTGACCACCAGCTGGGCGCAGGAGTTGCGCGCTTCCGGGGCCCCGCAGGCCGCCGGCGTCGAAGCCCTGCCCCAGGAGTTTTCCGCCGAACTGCTTCCGGACTCGTTCCAGGGGCAACCGGTCATCGGCCTCTCGGATGCGACACTGGGCCCGTGCGGTTTCGAGCCGATCGGATCCTTTGTCATCGCCGGCCCTCCGCAGAGCGGCAAGACCACCGCGCTGCGCGCCATGGTCACCGCCCTGGAGCGGGCCAACCCGGCCACCCAGTTCTTCCACATCGGCGGGCGTCGCGCCGAGCTGCGCACCTGGCGGATGTGGAACGGCACGGCTTCGGGCCCGGCGGAAGCCCGCCAGTTCGCCAAGGACATGGTGGACATGGTCGCCGATGAGTCCATGCCCGGCAAGATGGTCTTTGTGATCGAGAACTTCAGCGAGTTCGGCGACTCGGATGCCGAGCGTCCGCTCAAGGAGCTGCTCAAGGCCATCAACCGCTCCGACCATTTCCTGGTGGCCGACGGCGACATCAACCAGTTCTCCTCCAGCTTCGGCTTGCTCGGCGAGCTGAAGTCCAGCCGGCACGGCATCGCGCTCAAGCCCGACGCCTACGACGGGGACTCGCTGTTCAAGGTGCCCTTCCCGCGGGTCAAGCGCCACGAATTCCCGCCGGGCCGAGGCTTCATGGTCCAAAACGGCCAGCGGACGCTGGTCCATCTGCCACTCGTGGAGCAGTAG